The proteins below come from a single Plutella xylostella chromosome 2, ilPluXylo3.1, whole genome shotgun sequence genomic window:
- the LOC105388480 gene encoding isochorismatase domain-containing protein 1 isoform X1 — protein MAARSILKLGALEAQKTAFFLCDVQETFRPHVKHFEEVVKVANKMIEGAKLFNINLYVSEQYPKGLGHTTKDINLDSAALVYEKTRFSMYTPELKERLKCEVPSLASVVLFGIEAHVCIEQTVIDLLNEDISVHILANGVSSRSTMDRVLALQRMRDLGCFITTSENVLFKLLADKNHPNFKQVSKLNKVPTVDTLFDVASKSKL, from the exons atgGCAGCCCGTAGTATACTAAAATTGGGGGCTCTTGAAGCACAGAAAACCGCATTTTTCCTGTGTGATGTCCAAGAAACATTCCGTCCGCATGTGAAACATTTTGAAGAGGTCGTCAAAGTAGCCAACAAGATG ATAGAAGGAGCTAAACTATTCAACATAAACCTCTATGTATCAGAGCAATATCCCAAAGGCCTCGGTCACACTACGAAGGATATCAACCTAGACAGCGCAGCATTGGTTTACGAAAAGACTAGGTTTTCCATGTATACTCCAGAATTAAAGGAGCGACTGAAATGTGAAGTACCGAGTCTCGCTTCTGTGGTGCTATTCGGGATTGAG GCCCACGTGTGCATAGAGCAGACGGTGATAGACCTGCTGAATGAAGACATCTCGGTGCACATCCTCGCTAACGGAGTCTCCTCGCGAAGCACTATGGACCGAGTGCTGGCACTGCAG CGCATGCGAGACCTAGGCTGCTTCATCACCACTTCGGAAAACGTGCTATTCAAGCTACTCGCCGACAAAAACCATCCAAACTTCAAACAAGTGTCCAAATTGAACAAAGTGCCTACAGTGGACACCTTGTTTGATGTTGCGTCTAAATCTAAGTTATAG
- the LOC105388480 gene encoding isochorismatase domain-containing protein 1 isoform X2, whose amino-acid sequence MAARSILKLGALEAQKTAFFLCDVQETFRPHVKHFEEVVKVANKMIEGAKLFNINLYVSEQYPKGLGHTTKDINLDSAALVYEKTRFSMYTPELKERLKCEVPSLASVVLFGIEAHVCIEQTVIDLLNEDISVHILANGVSSRSTMDRVLALQRFQTMGCFVATAENVLFKLMKDKSHPSFKQVSKLNLVPTSDVLLQGSK is encoded by the exons atgGCAGCCCGTAGTATACTAAAATTGGGGGCTCTTGAAGCACAGAAAACCGCATTTTTCCTGTGTGATGTCCAAGAAACATTCCGTCCGCATGTGAAACATTTTGAAGAGGTCGTCAAAGTAGCCAACAAGATG ATAGAAGGAGCTAAACTATTCAACATAAACCTCTATGTATCAGAGCAATATCCCAAAGGCCTCGGTCACACTACGAAGGATATCAACCTAGACAGCGCAGCATTGGTTTACGAAAAGACTAGGTTTTCCATGTATACTCCAGAATTAAAGGAGCGACTGAAATGTGAAGTACCGAGTCTCGCTTCTGTGGTGCTATTCGGGATTGAG GCCCACGTGTGCATAGAGCAGACGGTGATAGACCTGCTGAATGAAGACATCTCGGTGCACATCCTCGCTAACGGAGTCTCCTCGCGAAGCACTATGGACCGAGTGCTGGCACTGCAG AGGTTCCAAACTATGGGCTGCTTCGTCGCGACAGCCGAGAATGTTTTATTCAAACTCATGAAAGACAAATCACATCCATCGTTCAAACAAGTCTCTAAACTGAATTTAGTGCCAACCAGCGATGTTTTATTACAGGGTTCAAAGTGA
- the LOC105388479 gene encoding coatomer subunit zeta-1, which produces MVHTTMEGSLFEPTLYIVKGLCILDNDGNRILAKYYDKNVLPTTKEQKAFEKNLFNKTHRANAEIIMLEGLTCVYKSNVDLFFYVMGSSHENELILMSVLNALYESVSILLRRNVEKRVLLDNLDSVMLAVDEICDRGVILDAEATSIVGRAALRGDDVPLGEQTVAQVLQSAKEQLKWSLLK; this is translated from the exons ATGGTGCACACAACTATGGAAGGATCACTTTTC GAGCCCACCCTGTACATCGTGAAGGGTCTCTGCATCCTGGACAATGATGGGAACCGAATCCTCGCCAAGTATTATGACAAGAATGTGCTGCCGACCACTAAGGAACAGAAAGCTTTTGAGAAGAACCTGTTTAACAAGACACACAG AGCGAATGCCGAGATCATAATGCTGGAGGGTCTCACCTGTGTCTACAAGAGCAATGTAGACCTCTTCTTCTATGTTATGGGCAGTTCACACGAGAATGAG CTGATCCTCATGTCAGTGCTCAACGCCCTCTACGAGTCAGTCAGCATCTTACTGCGGCGCAACGTGGAGAAGCGGGTGCTGCTGGACAACCTGGACTCCGTCATGCTGGCCGTGGACGAGATCTGCGACCGCGG CGTTATCCTAGACGCGGAGGCTACATCGATCGTGGGGCGCGCCGCCCTTCGCGGTGACGACGTGCCTCTCGGCGAACAGACCGTCGCTCAG GTCTTGCAATCTGCGAAGGAGCAACTAAAATGGTCTCTATTGAAATGA